In Crassostrea angulata isolate pt1a10 chromosome 6, ASM2561291v2, whole genome shotgun sequence, a genomic segment contains:
- the LOC128186765 gene encoding protein-glutamine gamma-glutamyltransferase 4-like isoform X2, translated as MPRRRRTSEETPVPPKKHRYNLRSRTRKALGSEEEEGRISSLSDEDLRARNKVLEPKDEPSATLNVSSVDCQTKLNRKNHHTNEFEKAGNIYRRGQAFVIRVEFDREVKSDHDVILLQFTYGTRPQESKGTVIRIPLDLKPTTKTSDATETWFAEVKNIAGKGLECAITSAPDSSIGEYRFYIETNLKDTDAVKRYEENESMIILFNAWAKEDTVYMDKEEERGEYVLNETGRVWTSRTWYGRPWNFGQFDDPVLDVALQLLLEGGLSDVACTSPVSVIRCLSSLCNSCDNNGVLAGRWTKEYPKDCTVPWKWTGSVPIIKEYHTNGNKPVRYGQCWVFSGLLTTMCRCLGIPTRSVTNFDSAHDTDSSMTIDSHWDEDGEPLEDMNDSVWNFHVWNESWFRRLDLPEGYDGWQAHDATPQEASEGIMRCGPAPLTAIKEGHVYLNFDIPFVFGEVNGDRVQWVVKKDGTMEVSQIDHSAVGHYISTKRMGSNDREDVTHLYKYPDGSEQERRVAKFVNRYSTRRKQNIYKLDTTKVLNFTVSPPDNTLIGDDMEIKVAVKNTADGPLKLHLTVSLVNAYYTGVAGSRVKTQTFEETIKAKDEKIVTMPVKGTEYHDGMNPEGRFQLYISGKNIDSGSMESTQVSFVLKKPQLVIQVPQTIEAKEDTEATIVFKNTTQLVLTQAEIAVEGSGLLAPQTIDISSPIKPGDEVKKTVVLHPRKPYFWGRELIATFTSKQIVDIETSADIKVIRQNKDNDSDSD; from the exons ATGCCACGAAGACGAAGAACGAGCGAGGAAACCCCTGTCCCTCCCAAAAAACACCGCTACAACCTGAG GAGCAGAACTAGAAAAGCATTGGGCAGTGAAGAAGAAGAGGGACGCATCTCCTCCCTGTCCGATGAAGACTTACGAGCAAGGAATAAGGTCCTCGAACCGAAGGACGAAC cATCTGCGACTTTGAATGTAAGTTCTGTAGATTGTCAGACAAAACTGAATAGAAAGAACCATCACAccaatgaatttgaaaaagcCGGAAATATCTATAGAAGGGGGCAGGCTTTTGTTATCCGTGTTGAATTTGATAGGGAAGTCAAGTCAGACCATGACGTCATACTGCTGCAGTTTACTTACG gTACACGCCCTCAAGAAAGCAAAGGAACTGTTATCAGAATTCCCCTTGATTTAAAACCAACAACCAAAACATCCGACGCCACAGAAACATGGTTTGCGGAAGTGAAGAATATTGCCGGGAAAGGTCTGGAGTGCGCGATTACGTCAGCACCTGACAGCAGTATTGGGGAATACCGTTTCTACATAGAGACAAATCTGAAGGACACGGATGCCGTCAAGAGATACGAAGAGAATGAATCAATGATCATTCTCTTCAATGCTTGGGCGAAAG AGGACACGGTGTACATGGACAAGGAGGAAGAGAGGGGGGAGTACGTCCTGAACGAGACCGGAAGAGTCTGGACAAGCCGCACGTGGTATGGACGACCATGGAATTTTGGACAA TTTGATGACCCTGTGTTAGACGTTGCCCTACAATTGTTACTGGAGGGAGGTTTATCAGACGTGGCATGTACTTCTCCTGTGTCCGTGATCCGCTGTCTGTCGTCACTG TGTAATTCCTGTGACAATAATGGAGTTTTGGCGGGTAGATGGACAAAGGAGTATCCCAAGGACTGCACAGTACCCTGGAAGTGGACAGGAAGTGTCCCAATCATCAAAGAGTACCACACTAACGGCAACAAGCCCGTACGATATGGACAGTGCTGGGTGTTTTCCGGTCTTCTTACCACAA TGTGTCGCTGCCTCGGAATACCGACCCGGTCTGTGACAAACTTTGATTCTGCGCATGACACCGACAGCAGCATGACGATTGACAGCCATTGGGACGAGGACGGGGAACCATTAGAAGACATGAACGACTCTGTTTG GAATTTCCATGTATGGAACGAGTCTTGGTTCCGACGTTTAGACCTTCCCGAGGGTTACGATGGTTGGCAGGCTCATGATGCCACGCCTCAGGAAGCAAGCGAAG GAATTATGAGATGCGGCCCGGCTCCTCTGACAGCCATCAAAGAGGGTCACGTATACCTAAACTTTGACATACCCTTTGTCTTTGGCGAGGTCAACGGAGATCGAGTTCAGTGGGTG GTGAAGAAGGACGGTACAATGGAAGTAAGCCAGATAGATCACTCCGCGGTGGGACACTACATCAGCACCAAGAGGATGGGCTCAAACGACCGCGAGGACGTCACACACCTGTACAAATACCCGGATG GAAGTGAACAAGAAAGAAGAGTTGCCAAATTTGTGAACAGATACAGTACAAGAAGGAAGCAGAATATCTACAAGCTGGACACCACCAAGGTGTTAAACTTTACCGTTAGTCCGCCAGATAACACACTGATTGGAGACGATATGGAGATTAAGGTGGCCGTCAAAAACACAGCCGATGGACCCCTTAAACTTCATCTGACTGTGTCACTGGTCAATGCTTACTACACTGGGGTGGCGGGGTCAAGGGTCAAGACGCAGACGTTTGAGGAAACCATAAAAGCGAAAGATG AGAAGATAGTAACTATGCCCGTTAAAGGGACAGAGTATCACGATGGAATGAACCCCGAAGGACGATTCCAGTTGTACATCTCTGGGAAGAACATAGACTCGGGCAGCATGGAATCCACGCAAGTCTCCTTTGTACTGAAGAAACCACAACTTGTTATACAG GTTCCGCAAACCATTGAAGCGAAAGAGGATACGGAGGCCACCATTGTGTTCAAGAACACGACACAGCTCGTGCTCACCCAGGCTGAAATAGCCGTGGAGGGCTCGGGTCTCCTAGCTCCACAAACCATAGATATAAG CAGTCCTATTAAACCTGGTGACGAGGTCAAGAAAACAGTCGTCCTTCACCCCCGCAAACCATATTTCTGGGGTCGTGAACTGATAGCGACCTTCACCTCCAAACAAATCGTCGACATTGAGACCAGCGCCGACATTAAGGTGATCCGACAAAACAAAGATAACGACAGCGACAGTGACTAG
- the LOC128186765 gene encoding protein-glutamine gamma-glutamyltransferase 4-like isoform X1, which yields MAFWGVFYTIYSGIRRIAGQPPEEDTSDKEQKRSRTRKALGSEEEEGRISSLSDEDLRARNKVLEPKDEPSATLNVSSVDCQTKLNRKNHHTNEFEKAGNIYRRGQAFVIRVEFDREVKSDHDVILLQFTYGTRPQESKGTVIRIPLDLKPTTKTSDATETWFAEVKNIAGKGLECAITSAPDSSIGEYRFYIETNLKDTDAVKRYEENESMIILFNAWAKEDTVYMDKEEERGEYVLNETGRVWTSRTWYGRPWNFGQFDDPVLDVALQLLLEGGLSDVACTSPVSVIRCLSSLCNSCDNNGVLAGRWTKEYPKDCTVPWKWTGSVPIIKEYHTNGNKPVRYGQCWVFSGLLTTMCRCLGIPTRSVTNFDSAHDTDSSMTIDSHWDEDGEPLEDMNDSVWNFHVWNESWFRRLDLPEGYDGWQAHDATPQEASEGIMRCGPAPLTAIKEGHVYLNFDIPFVFGEVNGDRVQWVVKKDGTMEVSQIDHSAVGHYISTKRMGSNDREDVTHLYKYPDGSEQERRVAKFVNRYSTRRKQNIYKLDTTKVLNFTVSPPDNTLIGDDMEIKVAVKNTADGPLKLHLTVSLVNAYYTGVAGSRVKTQTFEETIKAKDEKIVTMPVKGTEYHDGMNPEGRFQLYISGKNIDSGSMESTQVSFVLKKPQLVIQVPQTIEAKEDTEATIVFKNTTQLVLTQAEIAVEGSGLLAPQTIDISSPIKPGDEVKKTVVLHPRKPYFWGRELIATFTSKQIVDIETSADIKVIRQNKDNDSDSD from the exons ATGGCTTTCTGGGGCGTCTTTTACACGATATACTCGGGGATTCGTCGCATTGCTGGACAACCCCCCGAGGAAGATACTAGTGATAAAGAGCAGAAAAG GAGCAGAACTAGAAAAGCATTGGGCAGTGAAGAAGAAGAGGGACGCATCTCCTCCCTGTCCGATGAAGACTTACGAGCAAGGAATAAGGTCCTCGAACCGAAGGACGAAC cATCTGCGACTTTGAATGTAAGTTCTGTAGATTGTCAGACAAAACTGAATAGAAAGAACCATCACAccaatgaatttgaaaaagcCGGAAATATCTATAGAAGGGGGCAGGCTTTTGTTATCCGTGTTGAATTTGATAGGGAAGTCAAGTCAGACCATGACGTCATACTGCTGCAGTTTACTTACG gTACACGCCCTCAAGAAAGCAAAGGAACTGTTATCAGAATTCCCCTTGATTTAAAACCAACAACCAAAACATCCGACGCCACAGAAACATGGTTTGCGGAAGTGAAGAATATTGCCGGGAAAGGTCTGGAGTGCGCGATTACGTCAGCACCTGACAGCAGTATTGGGGAATACCGTTTCTACATAGAGACAAATCTGAAGGACACGGATGCCGTCAAGAGATACGAAGAGAATGAATCAATGATCATTCTCTTCAATGCTTGGGCGAAAG AGGACACGGTGTACATGGACAAGGAGGAAGAGAGGGGGGAGTACGTCCTGAACGAGACCGGAAGAGTCTGGACAAGCCGCACGTGGTATGGACGACCATGGAATTTTGGACAA TTTGATGACCCTGTGTTAGACGTTGCCCTACAATTGTTACTGGAGGGAGGTTTATCAGACGTGGCATGTACTTCTCCTGTGTCCGTGATCCGCTGTCTGTCGTCACTG TGTAATTCCTGTGACAATAATGGAGTTTTGGCGGGTAGATGGACAAAGGAGTATCCCAAGGACTGCACAGTACCCTGGAAGTGGACAGGAAGTGTCCCAATCATCAAAGAGTACCACACTAACGGCAACAAGCCCGTACGATATGGACAGTGCTGGGTGTTTTCCGGTCTTCTTACCACAA TGTGTCGCTGCCTCGGAATACCGACCCGGTCTGTGACAAACTTTGATTCTGCGCATGACACCGACAGCAGCATGACGATTGACAGCCATTGGGACGAGGACGGGGAACCATTAGAAGACATGAACGACTCTGTTTG GAATTTCCATGTATGGAACGAGTCTTGGTTCCGACGTTTAGACCTTCCCGAGGGTTACGATGGTTGGCAGGCTCATGATGCCACGCCTCAGGAAGCAAGCGAAG GAATTATGAGATGCGGCCCGGCTCCTCTGACAGCCATCAAAGAGGGTCACGTATACCTAAACTTTGACATACCCTTTGTCTTTGGCGAGGTCAACGGAGATCGAGTTCAGTGGGTG GTGAAGAAGGACGGTACAATGGAAGTAAGCCAGATAGATCACTCCGCGGTGGGACACTACATCAGCACCAAGAGGATGGGCTCAAACGACCGCGAGGACGTCACACACCTGTACAAATACCCGGATG GAAGTGAACAAGAAAGAAGAGTTGCCAAATTTGTGAACAGATACAGTACAAGAAGGAAGCAGAATATCTACAAGCTGGACACCACCAAGGTGTTAAACTTTACCGTTAGTCCGCCAGATAACACACTGATTGGAGACGATATGGAGATTAAGGTGGCCGTCAAAAACACAGCCGATGGACCCCTTAAACTTCATCTGACTGTGTCACTGGTCAATGCTTACTACACTGGGGTGGCGGGGTCAAGGGTCAAGACGCAGACGTTTGAGGAAACCATAAAAGCGAAAGATG AGAAGATAGTAACTATGCCCGTTAAAGGGACAGAGTATCACGATGGAATGAACCCCGAAGGACGATTCCAGTTGTACATCTCTGGGAAGAACATAGACTCGGGCAGCATGGAATCCACGCAAGTCTCCTTTGTACTGAAGAAACCACAACTTGTTATACAG GTTCCGCAAACCATTGAAGCGAAAGAGGATACGGAGGCCACCATTGTGTTCAAGAACACGACACAGCTCGTGCTCACCCAGGCTGAAATAGCCGTGGAGGGCTCGGGTCTCCTAGCTCCACAAACCATAGATATAAG CAGTCCTATTAAACCTGGTGACGAGGTCAAGAAAACAGTCGTCCTTCACCCCCGCAAACCATATTTCTGGGGTCGTGAACTGATAGCGACCTTCACCTCCAAACAAATCGTCGACATTGAGACCAGCGCCGACATTAAGGTGATCCGACAAAACAAAGATAACGACAGCGACAGTGACTAG